A region from the Streptomyces sp. 3214.6 genome encodes:
- a CDS encoding PhoH family protein, with the protein MTQTPTAHTPAQGKARAQFTVPAQHPMVTVLGSGDSLLRVIETAFPAADIHVRGNEISAVGDPREVALIQRLFDEMMLVLRTGQPMTEDAVERSIAMLRASENGTSDGQETPAEVLTQNILSSRGRTIRPKTLNQKRYVDAIDKHTIVFGIGPAGTGKTYLAMAKAVQALQSKQVNRIILTRPAVEAGERLGFLPGTLYEKIDPYLRPLYDALHDMLDPDSIPKLMASGTIEVAPLAYMRGRTLNDAFIILDEAQNTSPEQMKMFLTRLGFDSKIVITGDVTQVDLPDGTKSGLRQVQDILEGLDDVHFSRLSSQDVVRHKLVGRIVDAYEKYDSHNGTENGTHKGGRNKRK; encoded by the coding sequence ATGACTCAGACACCCACAGCTCACACGCCCGCGCAGGGCAAGGCGAGAGCACAGTTCACGGTTCCCGCCCAGCACCCCATGGTGACGGTGCTGGGGTCCGGAGACTCCCTTCTGCGCGTGATAGAGACGGCCTTCCCGGCGGCCGACATCCACGTCCGGGGCAATGAGATCAGCGCGGTCGGCGACCCACGGGAAGTCGCCCTCATCCAGCGCCTGTTCGACGAGATGATGCTGGTGCTCCGCACCGGGCAGCCGATGACGGAGGACGCAGTGGAACGCTCGATCGCCATGCTGCGGGCGAGTGAGAACGGGACGAGTGACGGCCAGGAGACCCCGGCCGAGGTACTGACTCAGAACATCCTGTCCTCGCGCGGCCGCACCATCAGACCCAAGACCCTCAACCAGAAGCGGTACGTCGACGCGATCGACAAGCACACGATCGTCTTCGGCATCGGCCCCGCCGGTACCGGCAAGACCTACCTGGCCATGGCCAAGGCGGTCCAGGCCCTGCAGTCCAAGCAGGTCAACCGCATCATCCTGACCCGCCCGGCGGTCGAGGCCGGCGAGCGCCTGGGCTTCCTGCCCGGCACGCTCTACGAGAAGATCGACCCCTACCTGCGCCCGCTGTACGACGCGCTGCACGACATGCTGGACCCGGACTCGATCCCCAAGCTGATGGCCTCGGGCACGATCGAGGTGGCCCCCCTGGCGTACATGAGGGGCCGTACGCTCAATGACGCCTTCATCATTCTCGACGAGGCGCAGAACACGTCGCCCGAGCAGATGAAGATGTTCCTCACCCGCCTCGGCTTCGACTCGAAGATCGTGATCACGGGTGACGTGACGCAGGTCGACCTGCCCGACGGCACCAAGTCGGGTCTGCGACAGGTCCAGGACATCCTGGAGGGGCTGGACGACGTCCACTTCTCCCGCCTGTCGTCCCAGGATGTCGTCCGGCACAAGCTGGTCGGCCGTATCGTCGACGCGTACGAGAAGTACGACAGCCACAACGGTACGGAGAACGGCACCCACAAGGGCGGCCGTAACAAGCGGAAGTAG
- a CDS encoding MmcQ/YjbR family DNA-binding protein yields MTPQELRAFCLSFNAVVEDFPFRPEISVFKVGGKLFALTTLDARPLTVNLKCDPDDAVRLRTEHPGLIAPGYHMNKRHWNTVTVDGELPDRLVRELVEDSYDLVVAGLPRAERLRLDRP; encoded by the coding sequence GTGACGCCCCAGGAGCTGCGCGCCTTCTGTCTGTCCTTCAACGCGGTCGTTGAGGACTTTCCGTTCCGTCCGGAGATCTCGGTCTTCAAGGTCGGCGGGAAGCTCTTCGCCCTGACGACGCTGGACGCACGGCCCCTGACCGTGAACCTCAAGTGCGACCCGGACGACGCGGTGCGGCTGCGCACCGAGCACCCGGGCCTGATCGCCCCCGGCTACCACATGAACAAGCGCCACTGGAACACGGTGACGGTCGACGGCGAGCTCCCCGACCGGCTGGTCCGGGAGCTGGTGGAGGACTCCTACGATCTGGTCGTCGCCGGTCTGCCGCGCGCGGAGCGGCTCCGGCTCGACCGGCCCTGA
- a CDS encoding glucarate dehydratase family protein, with the protein MSPDLTITDVRLTPILVADPPLLNTQGVHQPYTPRLIVEVVTADGTTGVGETYGDTKYLELARPFAKKLIGRQVSDLNGLFTVADEVAVDSSRVSGQVDVGGLRGVQSADKLRLSVVSAFEVACLDALGKALGLPVHALLGGKVRDEVEYSAYLFYKWADHPEGVAAEKDDWGAAVDPAGVVEQARRFKERYGFTSFKLKGGVFPPDEEIAAVRALAEAFPGHPLRLDPNGAWSVPTSLKVAEEIGDLLEYLEDPALGTPAMAEVAARTDVPLATNMCVTTFAEIKEAFTRDAVQVVLSDHHYWGGLRNTQQLAAICRTFGVGVSMHSNTHLGISLAAMTHVASTVPNLHHACDSHYPWQSEDVLTERLTFTDAKVTVSDTPGLGVELDRDKLAFLHRRWLDDDGALRDRDDAAAMRAADPDWATPPVPRW; encoded by the coding sequence GTGAGCCCCGACCTCACGATCACGGACGTCCGCCTGACCCCGATCCTGGTCGCCGACCCGCCCCTGCTCAACACCCAGGGCGTGCACCAGCCCTACACCCCCCGGCTGATCGTCGAGGTCGTCACGGCCGACGGGACCACGGGCGTCGGCGAGACCTACGGCGACACCAAGTACCTGGAACTGGCCCGCCCCTTCGCCAAGAAGCTGATCGGCCGTCAAGTAAGCGATCTGAACGGCCTGTTCACCGTCGCCGACGAGGTGGCCGTCGACAGCTCCCGGGTCTCCGGCCAGGTCGACGTCGGCGGGCTGCGCGGCGTCCAGTCCGCCGACAAGCTGCGCTTGTCCGTCGTCTCCGCCTTCGAGGTCGCCTGCCTCGACGCCCTCGGCAAGGCGCTCGGCCTGCCCGTGCACGCGCTGCTCGGCGGCAAGGTGCGCGACGAGGTCGAGTACAGCGCCTACCTCTTCTACAAGTGGGCCGACCACCCCGAGGGCGTCGCTGCGGAGAAGGACGACTGGGGCGCCGCCGTCGACCCGGCCGGAGTCGTCGAGCAGGCCCGCCGCTTCAAGGAGCGCTACGGCTTCACCTCCTTCAAACTCAAGGGCGGCGTCTTCCCGCCGGACGAGGAGATCGCCGCCGTCCGCGCCCTGGCCGAGGCGTTCCCCGGCCACCCCCTGCGCCTCGACCCCAACGGCGCCTGGTCCGTTCCCACCTCGCTCAAGGTCGCCGAGGAGATCGGCGACCTCCTCGAATACCTGGAGGACCCGGCCCTCGGCACCCCGGCCATGGCCGAGGTCGCCGCGAGGACCGACGTGCCGCTCGCCACCAACATGTGCGTGACGACGTTCGCCGAGATCAAGGAGGCGTTCACCCGGGACGCCGTCCAGGTCGTCCTCTCCGACCACCACTACTGGGGCGGACTGCGCAACACCCAGCAACTCGCCGCGATCTGCCGCACGTTCGGCGTCGGCGTCTCGATGCACTCCAACACCCACCTCGGGATCAGCCTGGCCGCGATGACCCACGTCGCGTCGACCGTGCCCAACCTGCACCACGCCTGCGACTCCCACTACCCCTGGCAGTCGGAGGACGTCCTCACCGAGCGCCTCACCTTCACCGACGCCAAGGTCACCGTCTCCGACACGCCCGGCCTCGGCGTCGAGCTCGACCGCGACAAGCTGGCGTTCCTCCACCGACGCTGGCTCGACGACGACGGCGCCCTACGCGACCGCGACGACGCGGCGGCGATGCGCGCAGCCGACCCCGACTGGGCCACACCCCCCGTACCCCGCTGGTAA
- a CDS encoding beta-xylosidase: MGSPRSSGSSRGSRRRHWASLLGATALAVTAGGALACPAGAATNVDFPTHCIPPAIAGLPPIDGTTTAKVTVDNPSPKVGDTVNVTYTVVTPAANNPTDLALPADIMTPTGKVTLGGAQTGAVTVAGPKKNVPVPGRGVFPSFSMTGAFTVTAPGAITLSPGDYNIHTSYILELDTPCTVTNPPAPMSETVTAANNPPANTRNINLGSASGSPGASVTVTGSGFTAGAAVTVAGRSGSGETGDKTTLTANAQGAVSGFLVVNDLTTTGIVAYEGATWSAGLGTPPAAYVVIDNTPVPAGSQKLTTTVKAGTLSMSQAGDAVAMSAVDFGSGQASTGNLNAVTVKDFRGGPAGWSLTGKVTDFTGPGAKIDAGKLSWTPACTTKAGSPSTCQAGSAGSVGASGATLASTRDGTATGGQFTANAQLSLDVPAFTPPGSYAGVLTLTLT, from the coding sequence ATGGGTTCACCCCGAAGTTCCGGAAGTTCCCGAGGTTCCCGAAGACGGCACTGGGCGTCACTGCTCGGGGCGACCGCGCTAGCGGTCACCGCGGGCGGCGCGCTGGCGTGCCCCGCCGGCGCCGCGACCAACGTGGATTTCCCCACGCACTGCATCCCGCCGGCGATCGCCGGCCTCCCGCCGATCGACGGCACCACCACCGCCAAGGTCACGGTGGACAACCCCAGCCCGAAGGTCGGCGACACCGTCAACGTGACGTACACGGTGGTCACGCCCGCCGCCAACAACCCCACCGACCTCGCCCTGCCGGCCGACATCATGACGCCGACCGGGAAGGTCACGCTCGGCGGCGCGCAGACCGGCGCCGTCACCGTCGCGGGCCCGAAGAAGAACGTCCCGGTGCCCGGCCGCGGCGTCTTCCCGTCGTTCTCCATGACCGGCGCGTTCACGGTCACCGCACCCGGGGCGATCACCCTCTCGCCCGGCGACTACAACATCCACACCAGCTACATCCTCGAACTGGACACCCCCTGCACGGTGACCAACCCTCCCGCCCCGATGTCGGAGACCGTCACCGCCGCCAACAACCCCCCGGCCAACACCCGCAACATCAACCTGGGTTCGGCCTCCGGCAGCCCCGGCGCGAGCGTCACTGTCACCGGCAGCGGCTTCACGGCGGGCGCCGCGGTCACCGTCGCCGGCCGGTCCGGATCCGGCGAGACCGGCGACAAAACGACCCTGACCGCCAACGCGCAGGGCGCCGTCTCCGGCTTCCTCGTCGTCAACGACCTCACCACCACCGGGATCGTGGCGTACGAGGGCGCCACCTGGAGCGCCGGCCTGGGCACCCCGCCCGCCGCGTACGTCGTCATCGACAACACACCCGTACCCGCGGGCAGTCAGAAGCTGACGACCACCGTGAAGGCCGGCACACTGTCGATGTCCCAGGCCGGGGACGCCGTGGCGATGTCCGCGGTCGACTTCGGCTCCGGCCAGGCCTCGACCGGGAACCTCAACGCGGTGACGGTCAAGGACTTCCGCGGCGGACCCGCGGGCTGGTCCCTCACCGGCAAGGTCACCGACTTCACCGGCCCCGGCGCCAAGATCGACGCCGGCAAGCTGAGCTGGACGCCCGCCTGCACGACCAAGGCGGGCAGCCCGAGCACCTGTCAGGCCGGTTCGGCTGGCTCGGTCGGCGCCTCGGGGGCGACCCTGGCGTCCACGCGCGACGGCACCGCCACCGGCGGTCAGTTCACCGCCAACGCACAACTCTCCCTCGACGTACCGGCGTTCACGCCTCCGGGCAGCTACGCCGGCGTCCTGACCCTCACGCTCACCTGA
- the era gene encoding GTPase Era, with product MSVRNQSSEQSAESVHRAGFACFVGRPNAGKSTLTNALVGKKVAITANQPQTTRHTVRGIVHRPDAQLILVDTPGLHKPRTLLGERLNDVVRTTWAEVDVIGFCLPANEKLGPGDRFIAKELAGIKRTPKVAVVTKTDLVDSKTLAEQLIAIDQLGKELGIEWAEIVPVSAVGDQQVELLADLLIPMLPQSPPLYPEGDLTDEPEQVMVAELIREAALEGVRDELPHSIAVVVEEMLPRADRPADKPLLDIHANIYIERPSQKGIIIGPKGKRLKDVGIKSRKQIEALLGTPVFLDLHVKVAKDWQRDPKQLRKLGF from the coding sequence ATGAGCGTTCGTAACCAGTCATCCGAGCAGTCGGCCGAGTCCGTACACCGTGCCGGCTTCGCCTGCTTCGTGGGCCGCCCCAACGCGGGCAAGTCCACCCTCACGAACGCTCTGGTCGGGAAGAAGGTGGCGATCACCGCCAACCAGCCCCAGACGACGAGGCACACGGTCAGGGGCATCGTGCACCGCCCCGACGCCCAGCTGATCCTGGTCGACACGCCCGGCCTGCACAAGCCGCGCACCCTGCTCGGCGAGCGGCTGAACGACGTCGTACGCACCACCTGGGCCGAGGTCGACGTGATCGGTTTCTGTCTGCCGGCCAACGAGAAGCTGGGCCCCGGCGACCGCTTCATCGCCAAGGAGCTGGCCGGGATCAAGCGGACGCCGAAGGTCGCCGTCGTGACGAAGACCGACCTCGTGGACTCCAAGACGCTCGCCGAGCAGCTCATCGCGATCGACCAGCTCGGCAAGGAGCTGGGCATCGAGTGGGCGGAGATCGTGCCGGTCTCGGCGGTCGGTGACCAGCAGGTCGAGCTGCTGGCCGACCTGCTGATCCCGATGCTGCCTCAGAGCCCGCCGCTGTACCCCGAGGGCGACCTGACGGACGAGCCCGAGCAGGTGATGGTCGCCGAGCTGATCCGCGAGGCGGCGCTGGAGGGCGTCCGGGACGAGCTGCCGCACTCCATCGCGGTGGTCGTCGAGGAGATGCTCCCGCGCGCCGACCGTCCGGCGGACAAGCCGCTGCTCGACATCCACGCGAACATCTACATCGAGCGTCCCAGCCAGAAGGGCATCATCATCGGCCCCAAGGGCAAGCGCCTCAAGGACGTCGGCATCAAGTCCCGCAAGCAGATCGAGGCCCTGCTCGGCACCCCTGTCTTCCTCGACCTGCATGTGAAGGTCGCCAAGGACTGGCAGCGCGATCCGAAGCAGCTGCGCAAGCTGGGGTTCTGA
- a CDS encoding CARDB domain-containing protein, which yields MPANITLDDQVSFVTDPVNPCSGTDFTVTWQEKNVGDESSADYQDIFDMDDQGSGDSRSVSCSALGAGESVARSTTFNLPAGNYTMSLVINGRGPLSLGNVIIDDCV from the coding sequence ATGCCGGCGAACATCACTCTGGACGACCAGGTCAGCTTCGTCACGGACCCGGTGAACCCGTGTTCGGGGACCGACTTCACGGTCACCTGGCAGGAGAAGAACGTCGGTGACGAGTCGTCCGCCGACTACCAGGACATCTTCGACATGGACGACCAGGGCTCCGGTGACAGTCGGTCGGTCTCGTGTTCGGCCCTGGGGGCGGGGGAGTCGGTGGCCCGGTCGACGACCTTCAATCTGCCCGCCGGCAACTACACGATGAGTCTCGTCATCAACGGCCGGGGTCCGCTCTCGCTGGGAAACGTCATCATCGACGACTGCGTCTGA
- a CDS encoding carbohydrate kinase family protein, protein MTASTGEGHHQTRQTGRSSPNGPAGQSGRDCPAAGVDPLAAHRAPDDPPWDVYLTGPIFLDIIFTGLDSAPVRGTESWARGMGSSPGGVANMATALARLGLRTSLAAAFGDDHYGEYCWDALERGEGIDLSTSRTVSGWHSSVTVSMAYEGERTMVSHGHEPPPQEPAPTCPPPARAAVASLAPGKRDPWIEQAAARGTRIFADVGWDDTGAWNLAGLTDLRHCEAFLPNAEEAMRYTGATCPRAAAHALTAHVPLAVVTLGAEGAYAVDRRTGESAEVPAIAVEALDPTGAGDVFVAGFVTGTLADWPLADRLAFAGLTAALSVQEFGGSLSAPGWSEIAAWWRKVQSVEGQDPEALRRYAFLDGLLPAPLLAEEEAAPWPLRRAVPTIGFGRSA, encoded by the coding sequence GTGACCGCGTCCACCGGAGAGGGACACCACCAGACCCGTCAGACCGGCCGGAGCAGTCCGAACGGCCCGGCCGGGCAGAGCGGCCGCGACTGCCCGGCCGCCGGGGTCGACCCGCTGGCCGCCCACCGCGCCCCCGACGATCCGCCGTGGGACGTCTACCTCACCGGCCCCATCTTCCTCGACATCATCTTCACCGGCCTCGACTCCGCCCCGGTGCGCGGGACGGAGTCCTGGGCGCGCGGCATGGGATCGAGCCCCGGCGGCGTCGCCAACATGGCCACCGCACTCGCCCGTCTCGGCCTGCGCACCTCCCTCGCCGCGGCCTTCGGCGACGACCACTACGGCGAGTACTGCTGGGACGCCCTCGAACGGGGCGAGGGCATCGACCTCAGCACCTCCCGCACGGTCTCCGGCTGGCACTCCTCCGTCACCGTCTCCATGGCCTACGAGGGGGAGCGCACGATGGTCTCGCACGGCCACGAGCCGCCCCCGCAGGAGCCCGCCCCCACCTGCCCGCCGCCCGCCCGCGCCGCCGTCGCCTCCCTCGCCCCCGGCAAACGCGACCCCTGGATCGAGCAGGCCGCCGCCCGCGGCACCCGCATCTTCGCCGACGTCGGCTGGGACGACACCGGCGCCTGGAACCTCGCCGGCCTCACCGACCTGCGGCACTGCGAGGCCTTCCTGCCGAACGCGGAGGAGGCCATGCGCTACACCGGCGCCACCTGCCCCCGCGCCGCCGCCCACGCCCTCACCGCGCACGTACCGCTCGCGGTCGTCACGCTCGGTGCGGAGGGCGCGTACGCCGTGGACCGCCGGACCGGCGAGAGCGCCGAGGTCCCGGCCATCGCCGTCGAGGCCCTCGACCCCACCGGCGCCGGGGACGTGTTCGTGGCCGGCTTCGTCACCGGCACCCTCGCCGACTGGCCGCTCGCCGACCGCCTCGCCTTCGCCGGCCTCACCGCCGCCCTCTCCGTCCAGGAGTTCGGCGGCTCCCTCTCCGCCCCCGGCTGGTCCGAGATCGCGGCCTGGTGGCGCAAGGTCCAGTCGGTCGAGGGCCAGGACCCAGAGGCACTGCGCCGGTACGCGTTCCTGGACGGCCTGCTCCCGGCGCCGCTCCTGGCGGAGGAGGAGGCCGCCCCGTGGCCGCTGCGCAGAGCGGTCCCGACGATCGGTTTCGGCCGCTCGGCATAG
- a CDS encoding WxL protein peptidoglycan domain-containing protein, which translates to MRKPPVLLQPFLLPFLLPLLLCLLFAAPVHAADNGSWSVYPVSSAVAARPYFYVSADPGHTIQDDVVVANKTDKPLTFRLYAADAYNTARDGGFAVKSLGEKMRGVGAWAQLPKDRVTVPAGKTVTVPFSIKVPEGAEPGDHPGAIVALDERIDKGDGGVALGVQRAVGARVYLQVGGPTLPALAVENVHISHHQPLIPGLGDSTATISYTLHNTGNVTLEPKVELTASGLFGRTLLTRDLKKLPSQLLPGQRVRLTERWSNAPQLDWTDVKLKATANNTSESATASFLAVPWLVTGVVVTMTAAGVWLLLRLRKRTKGARGTARPATTHPQPNKIGHPAGG; encoded by the coding sequence ATGCGCAAACCGCCCGTCCTCCTCCAGCCGTTCCTGCTGCCGTTTCTCCTGCCACTCCTGCTCTGTCTGCTCTTCGCCGCACCGGTCCACGCCGCCGACAACGGCAGCTGGTCCGTCTACCCCGTCTCCTCGGCCGTCGCCGCGCGGCCCTACTTCTATGTCTCGGCCGACCCCGGGCACACGATCCAGGACGACGTCGTCGTCGCCAACAAGACGGACAAGCCCCTCACCTTCCGGCTGTACGCGGCCGACGCCTACAACACCGCCCGCGACGGCGGGTTCGCCGTGAAGTCGCTCGGGGAGAAGATGCGGGGCGTGGGCGCGTGGGCCCAGCTCCCCAAGGACCGGGTCACGGTGCCCGCCGGCAAGACGGTCACGGTGCCGTTCAGCATCAAGGTCCCCGAGGGCGCCGAGCCCGGCGACCATCCCGGCGCGATCGTCGCGCTCGACGAACGGATCGACAAGGGCGACGGCGGAGTCGCGCTCGGTGTCCAGCGGGCCGTCGGCGCCCGGGTCTACCTCCAGGTCGGCGGCCCCACCCTGCCCGCACTCGCCGTCGAGAACGTCCACATCAGCCACCACCAGCCCCTGATCCCCGGCCTCGGCGACAGCACGGCGACGATTTCCTACACCTTGCACAACACAGGAAACGTCACCCTGGAACCCAAGGTGGAGCTGACCGCGAGCGGCCTGTTCGGCCGCACACTCCTCACCCGAGACCTGAAGAAACTCCCGTCCCAACTGCTCCCGGGCCAACGGGTCCGCCTCACCGAACGCTGGAGCAACGCCCCCCAGCTCGACTGGACGGACGTCAAACTCAAGGCAACCGCCAACAACACGAGCGAGTCAGCAACAGCGTCCTTCCTGGCGGTGCCCTGGCTGGTGACGGGGGTAGTGGTGACGATGACGGCAGCAGGGGTATGGCTGCTACTCAGGCTGCGGAAACGCACCAAAGGGGCGCGGGGAACTGCGCGACCAGCCACAACGCACCCGCAGCCAAATAAAATCGGCCACCCCGCCGGAGGCTGA
- the ybeY gene encoding rRNA maturation RNase YbeY produces MSIDVNNESGTEVDEQAILDIARYALARMRIHPLSELSVIVVDADAMEQLHMQWMDLPGPTDVMSFPMDELRPPSKDDDEPPQGLLGDIVLCPEVAKKQGEEAPTQHSMDEELRLLTVHGVLHLLGYDHEEPDEKAEMFGLQAAIVDGWRAEKGLTGPSPAPTVS; encoded by the coding sequence ATGTCGATCGACGTCAACAACGAGTCCGGAACCGAGGTCGACGAGCAGGCGATCCTCGACATCGCCCGCTACGCGCTCGCGCGGATGCGCATCCACCCGCTCTCCGAGCTCTCGGTGATCGTCGTGGACGCCGACGCCATGGAGCAGCTGCACATGCAGTGGATGGACCTGCCGGGGCCGACGGACGTCATGTCCTTCCCGATGGACGAGCTGCGTCCGCCGTCCAAGGACGACGACGAGCCCCCGCAGGGTCTCCTCGGCGACATCGTGCTGTGCCCGGAGGTCGCGAAGAAGCAGGGCGAGGAAGCACCCACGCAGCACTCCATGGACGAGGAGCTCCGACTGCTCACCGTCCACGGAGTGCTGCACCTGCTCGGCTACGACCACGAGGAGCCCGACGAGAAGGCCGAGATGTTCGGCCTGCAGGCGGCCATCGTGGACGGGTGGCGTGCGGAGAAGGGCCTGACCGGCCCCTCGCCGGCCCCGACCGTGTCATGA
- a CDS encoding hemolysin family protein → MSLALVSGAIALVVVAWLAACAEAGLARVSSFRAEEAVRGGRRGSAKLAQIAADPTRYLNVALLVRVACEMAAAALVTYACLKEIDGTAPALFAAIGVMVLVSYVAVGVSPRTIGRQHPLNTATAAAYVLLPLARIMGPIPSLLILIGNALTPGKGFRRGPFASEAELRALVDLAEKESLIEDDERRMVHSVFELGDTLVREVMVPRTDLVVIERYKTIRQALTLALRSGFSRIPVTGENEDDIVGIVYLKDLVRKTHISRDAEGELVSTAMRPAAFVPDTKNAGDLLREMQQDRNHVAVVIDEYGGTAGIVTIEDILEEIVGEITDEYDRELPPVEDLGDDRHRVTARLDITDLGELYGLEEYDDEDVETVGGLLAKALGRVPIAGASSTVDLPDGRALRLTAEAAAGRRNKIVTVLVEPVDPADPPEKEKPE, encoded by the coding sequence ATGAGCCTCGCCCTCGTCTCCGGCGCGATCGCCCTGGTCGTCGTCGCCTGGCTCGCCGCCTGCGCGGAGGCGGGCCTCGCGCGCGTCTCCAGCTTCCGCGCCGAGGAGGCCGTGCGCGGCGGCCGGCGCGGCAGCGCCAAGCTGGCGCAGATCGCCGCCGACCCCACCCGCTATCTGAACGTGGCGCTGCTGGTCCGCGTCGCCTGCGAGATGGCCGCCGCCGCGCTGGTCACCTACGCCTGCCTGAAGGAGATCGACGGCACGGCCCCGGCCCTGTTCGCCGCGATCGGCGTCATGGTCCTGGTGTCGTACGTCGCGGTGGGCGTCTCCCCGCGCACGATCGGCCGCCAGCACCCCCTGAACACGGCGACGGCGGCGGCGTACGTCCTGCTTCCGCTGGCGCGGATCATGGGCCCGATCCCGTCCCTTCTCATCCTCATCGGCAACGCGCTGACCCCCGGCAAGGGCTTCCGCCGGGGCCCGTTCGCCTCCGAGGCGGAGCTGCGCGCGCTGGTCGACCTCGCCGAGAAGGAGTCCCTGATCGAGGACGACGAGCGCCGCATGGTGCACTCGGTCTTCGAGCTGGGCGACACCCTCGTGCGGGAGGTCATGGTCCCCAGGACCGACCTCGTCGTCATCGAGCGCTACAAGACGATCCGTCAGGCCCTGACCCTCGCGCTGCGCTCCGGGTTCTCCCGCATACCCGTGACCGGCGAGAACGAGGACGACATCGTCGGGATCGTGTATCTGAAGGACCTGGTCCGCAAGACGCACATCAGCCGGGACGCCGAGGGCGAGCTGGTCTCGACGGCCATGCGGCCGGCCGCGTTCGTCCCCGACACCAAGAACGCCGGCGATCTGCTGCGCGAGATGCAGCAGGACCGCAACCACGTCGCCGTCGTCATCGACGAGTACGGCGGCACGGCCGGCATCGTCACCATCGAGGACATCCTCGAGGAGATCGTCGGCGAGATCACCGACGAGTACGACCGTGAGCTCCCGCCCGTGGAGGACCTCGGCGACGACCGTCACCGGGTCACCGCCCGCCTCGACATCACCGACCTCGGCGAGCTGTACGGCCTGGAGGAGTATGACGACGAGGACGTGGAGACGGTGGGCGGGCTGCTGGCCAAGGCCCTGGGCCGGGTCCCCATCGCGGGCGCGTCGAGCACGGTCGACCTCCCGGACGGCCGGGCCCTGCGGCTGACGGCGGAGGCTGCGGCCGGCCGCCGGAACAAGATCGTGACGGTGCTGGTGGAGCCGGTGGATCCGGCGGATCCGCCCGAGAAGGAGAAGCCCGAGTGA
- a CDS encoding 5-dehydro-4-deoxyglucarate dehydratase translates to MSGGGGTDPETVVRRLRTGMADGVLSFPLTSFHDDGALDPDGFRAHVAAQIATAPGAVFPACGTGEFFSLDEDEYRQVVTIAVEEAAGRLPVVAGVGYGWAQAVRFARIAEEAGADALLVLPHYLVAAPQDGLVAQLEQIAARTRLSLIAYQRGQVAFTATSLRRIAALPTVIGLKDGHSDLDRLQRLTLAAPEGFLFFNGAATAEIQARAYATVGVPAYSSAVHAFAPEIANAFFGALRGGDDKTVERLLRDFYVPLVELRDRVPGYAVSLVKAAARLRGRPVGPVRAPLTDPSPADLADLTTLLSAGLDLVGAAL, encoded by the coding sequence ATGAGTGGCGGCGGCGGTACGGACCCGGAGACCGTGGTGCGCAGGCTGCGGACCGGGATGGCGGACGGCGTGCTGTCGTTCCCGCTCACGAGTTTCCACGACGACGGCGCCCTCGACCCGGACGGCTTCCGCGCCCATGTCGCGGCGCAGATCGCGACCGCCCCCGGCGCGGTCTTCCCCGCCTGCGGCACCGGTGAGTTCTTCTCCCTCGACGAGGACGAGTACCGGCAGGTGGTGACCATCGCCGTCGAGGAGGCGGCCGGCCGCCTGCCCGTCGTCGCCGGGGTCGGCTACGGCTGGGCCCAGGCCGTACGGTTCGCCCGCATCGCCGAGGAGGCCGGCGCCGACGCCCTCCTCGTCCTCCCGCACTACCTCGTCGCCGCCCCGCAGGACGGCCTCGTCGCCCAGCTGGAGCAGATCGCCGCCCGCACCCGGCTGTCTCTCATTGCCTACCAGCGCGGTCAAGTCGCTTTCACGGCAACCTCGTTGCGTCGCATCGCCGCCCTGCCGACCGTCATCGGCCTCAAGGACGGCCACAGTGACCTCGACCGCCTCCAGCGGCTCACCCTCGCCGCACCCGAGGGCTTCCTCTTCTTCAACGGCGCCGCCACCGCCGAGATCCAGGCCCGTGCCTACGCCACCGTCGGCGTCCCCGCCTACTCCTCCGCCGTCCACGCCTTCGCACCCGAGATCGCGAACGCCTTCTTCGGCGCGTTGCGGGGCGGCGACGACAAGACCGTGGAGCGGCTGCTGCGCGACTTCTACGTCCCGCTCGTCGAGCTCCGCGACCGGGTACCCGGGTACGCGGTGTCCCTGGTGAAGGCCGCGGCCCGGCTGCGCGGACGCCCCGTCGGACCCGTCCGCGCCCCGCTCACCGACCCCTCTCCCGCCGACCTGGCCGACCTCACGACCCTCTTGAGCGCCGGCCTCGACCTCGTAGGAGCCGCCCTGTGA
- a CDS encoding cytidine deaminase, which produces MTDSNGLDPEDRKIVTLARSARARNGVPEGAAVRDETGRTYVAGTVDLPSLRLSALRTAVAMAVASGAKSLEAAAVVTEAEGASDADRAAVADLGGAGTPVLVAGPDGSVRLTVSAG; this is translated from the coding sequence ATGACCGACAGCAACGGGCTCGACCCCGAGGACCGCAAGATCGTCACCCTGGCCCGTTCCGCGCGGGCCCGCAACGGTGTGCCCGAGGGGGCTGCCGTGCGGGACGAGACAGGACGTACCTATGTCGCCGGGACCGTGGATCTGCCGTCGCTGCGGCTGAGCGCGCTGCGGACGGCGGTGGCGATGGCGGTGGCCTCGGGGGCGAAGTCGCTGGAGGCGGCGGCCGTGGTCACCGAGGCGGAGGGCGCCTCCGACGCGGACCGCGCCGCCGTCGCCGATCTGGGCGGGGCGGGGACGCCGGTGCTCGTGGCGGGGCCGGACGGGAGCGTGCGGCTCACCGTGTCCGCCGGCTGA